The nucleotide sequence ATGGCCCTTCTTGCTTGTTGTTCTGGAAGATGTGTACCAGCAGGCGCATGCTTGTCTCCAACCGAAGGACCTGCACTTCTGCTGCGCGCCCTAGGAGCGTCTTGAAGCGCGCGGCACATCGAGCGCCTCGACAGGAACGAATCGTCAGGGGGCTGGCAGGCAGCCGGTGCTGGCATGGACGCCAGACTCGCGGGGACCGCTCGCCTCCTGAAGAATCGCCGATCGAGAATGACCGCAATCATCTGGGAAGATGAACTTGACTGCAAGAGCAAGGGTCGTAATCGGTGGCGAGCTTGGGTCGACCGGCGGATCGAGCCGGATTCTTAGTCACTGAAGGCGAGCGCGGTCGGCCTAGCGGGCAGCCCTGGCGAGCAAGGCACCCAGGATCGTCCCGAGAGCAAACTGGGCGGCGAAGACGACGGCCCAGACTTTCAAAGCCGTAACTCTCGGCCCTGCGGCAAGTGCAGCTCGGTCGCTCTTGTTGGTGATCCACCATCTTGCGATGAAGAAGTTCATGATCGCAGGAAGTACATTGGGCTTTCCGCCCGCCGCTGAGTTCAGAATTACGCCCACGAGAATACCCTGCAGAATGCAGAGTGTTATGACGACTTGCAGCGCGGCCCCACTTGGGGATGGACTGCCGGCTGCCTGGGGCCCAGCCGGCTCGGTCAGTGGCGGAAGCACTTTCGCGAGTTCAGAAGAGGGTTCAGCTCGATTCATGTGAACGGCCTCGATCAAACCCAACTCCTCAACCTCGCCAGCTCGAGCCCAATCGGTCATGCCTTCGCGCCAGACAAGTGTGTCTCGAGGATTGGAACTTGTCTCCAGGATTCTGCGCAAGGCCCCTTCGGGGATTGGCCCGCTACGCTTGCCGTCGTAGGCGTAGTACCAAACCGAAGCCTCGTCGCCCATGGATGCTCCCTCGCTGGAAGAGTCCTCTTTACTCTCGTCAGTCTTGTTCTGATCTTTCGCGGCGCGGCTCCAGCGCTCGTGAGCCAACGACGAGCTGAGCCTTCCAAAGTTGAGTTGAGGATCACCAGCTTCGCCCGTCTCTAACACTGGGGCCGGGTCGTGTTCTGAGAGTTCTTGAGCGGCCAGCCCAATCCTTTTCCGCTGTCGGTCCAACAGCCAATAGAGAGCCGTTCCACCAAAGACAAGGAGGGCGGCGATGAGGCCTTTCAGCAAAATCACGGCAAGTCCGCTTAGCGTCGAAGTCTCGTTCAGCTTCAGAATTCGCTCCGACCACGCGTGAGATGCCGTGCGCGTCCACTCCAGATCGTCGGCCGCCCCATAGCAGTAGAGAAAAAGCACCTTGCCCTTGACGTGGACAAACGCACTGGTCATTACCGACGTTACAGTTGTCGCATCTGGATCTAATTCAGCGCGAAAGTTCGTGTTCACGAATGTAGACCAAGCGAAAGCGTGATCCGAGTCTTCATGTGCCGGAAGCGGCACTACGCTTCCGAGAGCAATCTGAATCTCCGCGCCAAGACTTGCCGAGACTCCTTCGCTCACCTTGTCGAAAAGCAAGGGCAGCTCCTTCTTCAATTTTGCAAGGCCGTCTTCAACCTGCTTGCGGCCAACCTCCTTGAGTTCCTCGAACTGCGAATGGCTTATCGACAGCGGCGCCGTACTCCGAGCTACCTGCACTCTGAAGACGCGAGTGAGTGGCGGTATCTCCCCACGGAGCGCAATCGGGATATCGCTCTCGGCGATGAAGACAGCGAGCTGTTCGTTATTGGGCCAGATGAACTGCTTCTGGAACTCGTAGACTGTCCTGAGTTCTGGAGTGAGCGCTACAAAGCCGTCCGGCGGTGGGATCTCGAGCTGCGTTCCGCCAACAGAAACCGACACACCCCCCACAGGCGGCGCAAGGCAAGTTGCGGTGGCGAGCGCTAGAACTGCGAGAGCCCTACCGGGTGCGCCTACTCTTCGAGTCTTCAAGGTCGTATTCCTGGCTCTCGGCTGATTCGTGGATGGGGTCTCATCTTCCGGATCTTCGCTGTGATTTCTGGGGGTCGGACAAGTTGGCGCCTATTTGGGGGAGAGCGGACGTTCCACGCGCAGGTCGAACTCCCAGTCGTAGGTGTACCCCGGGAACTCGATGGGAACCGTGAAGGAGGCGCTGATGCGGATCCTGCCGCTAGGCAGTTCAACCTCGACAATCCCTGCATCGATTGGTAAATCGAGCTCGCGCGCCTTGCTGACCAGGCGTTGCTTGAGCAGCGAGGCGGGCGTGTCACCAGCCTCCTTCGCCTGCTCGACCATATAGTCGTAGAGTTCGGAAGCTGCGGTTTTCGCGGGCAAGAGCTTCCAGAGAACGAACAGTGTCGGCAAGGCGAACATCGCGAAAACGGTGACAAGTAAGATGCAGCCCACTCTCACTGCACCCGCCTGCCTCTGGCGATCCATTATCGGTCTCCTCTTTGCGAACTTGGTTTGCCAGTTTAGCCTGCGCCTTGCAGATCGCGCCGGCTGCCGCTACCTACAACACTTGTGCGCACCCTCGCTGCGGGCGCGGAAGCCCCAGCCGCTGCGTGTTCGCCCTCAGGTTTGTTACCGGTGGCAGGTGATGCACTCGCGCGCCCCGATCGGTGCGGCGTTCGGCCCCCGGAAAACTGAGTGCCCCGGGGCTTGCCGTCGGACCAGGCCTCATGGCTCCTGTGGCATCAACCACAGACGAAGCGAATGCCCCTTGCCATCGATATTGCCCAATTTGCGCTTCGCGCCGGGTGATAAGGCGACGCTTGGCTGTCGCATCAGCAAACGTAATCGACGAGGTGTTCCCTCAAGAGTGGTTCGCTCGCGGCAGCAAAGTCACTGACAGCCCAAAATGGTCGGACAGTCTTCGATCGGGCCTGGGTGCGTTCGGCCACCTGGCGGTCGATTCCACGCGCCAGCTTGAATCACTCCTGGCGCAGATGTGGTCGATGCAAGCGGAGGGCGCGGAATCGCGTCGGATCGGATCGCCATCCGCCGCGGTAAGGGCAACGAGCCCAGCATCCAGCAGAGCACTTTCGAGTGCGATGCGATTCGCACGTGAGCCATAGTAGCGAGGGCCACCCCGAACCAGATCCTGATTCAAGTCACCTAGAACGAACAACTCGACGTCCGGGTCGTTCCGCCGGATCGCCATCCAGTCTGCGGATTGGACAGAAAGCGCCGCGCGAAATGCGACGCTACCCTTACTCGGAAAGCCCCGCCACTGGCTACCGAGCCAAGGGAGAACTGTCCCAAAGACGATGAAAGGGGGGCCGGATTCGGGTCTGATGCGAGCCGCTGCCGACCTCGCCGGATCGGACGTCGGCAGCGGATCCAGTGGGAACCGTGACCAGAGGGTCACCCAGCGGTGCTTCTCCTCGTGAAGGCCATCACGGCCGCTTGCGGAGGAGCGGGAGAAAGCATGACCTGGGTTGAAGTCATCATGCGTTTCCGTGAGGACCCACACATCAGCCCGCTCGCGGGTAGTGTGCAGGACAAGGCCGCGCGCCGGTGAGGCGCAACGGGCAGTGCGACATTCCATGTGGCCAGCTTTAGCACCACCTACGTCTCCTCATCGTCTCAGACAAGCCTGGGCCTGAGGCACAGTGCTCGATACCAAGTCGGCAAAGCCGAAGCGCTGTGTCCGAATTCAACCGCCTGGTCGACATGACTCGCTTCAGACTCTGCGCCTTGGAAGATGAATCTTGTCCCACTCGGGCGCGTAGGCTTCGGGTTCCTGCATCTTGTATACCTCTTCGACAGGCATACTTCCGATCTGCTGCTTAACGACAGCTTGTTGCTCTTTCATCAGGGCTTCGACGGCAATAGCCACTGCTTGGCAGAGCTCCCGTACACGCGCGGCATTCTCGCCACTGAACACCAACGTACGCGCCTGGAGAGTGCCGATGCCACCAATGGCGGGCTGCCCTGGAGCCTCACGAACATGCACGGTGACGTGGTTCTCCTCGAGAGCGTTCACGGAATGTGCAGCGTACTTGTCGCGAATCACCCGAAGAAAGTCGTGAATCGCCCGCAGGTCTCCCGGGAGGGCCTTCACAACGCCAGCGTCGAGCCTCGGGCGGACCCCACTCGTGAAGCACCGTGAGTAGCGAATTGCAATGGCAGTCGAAAGCGCGTCGACTAGAACATAGCCTTTAGGCGACTGCGGATCGACTGCTTCGAGCTGCTTGCAGAAACCGATTGTTGTCTCGAGGTCATACTTCGCCCCTGCGAGGTCAGCGAGCGTTGCCGCCTCTCTTGACATGACTAATCTGGGGCTCCAAGTCGCCATCTTAGTATGCTCCGAATGACGTCAAGCGTATCCTGAACAACCGAGCGTCAGCAGAATCCGCCGTCACCTCCTTCAGTTGTCCCTTCTGGGTGCTCGGACAGCTGAAACAAACAACGAAGCGTCCCAAAAGCTGCGCGCGACGATCTTCTTTAGATCGCGACAAGCATTCGCTCATTTGCCGGGTCGGAGTGACTCGTCTAGACGGTCGCAGTAGTAGGTGTAATAGCCACGCAACGTCCCCATGCATGACTCCGCCAAATCTAAGACATCGTCGGTTCCGGCTGCGGCGAGTGCTGCTCGAACCTCGGAAGTGCGACCACGAAAAATGTAGCGCGTCTTGTCTTCTATGGACCTCATCCAAACATCTTCCTTGGGTAGATGGATGGACATGCCGGGGCGGGGGCACCGCTCCCGGTTTGGGTCATCGATCTTCGCCGTGCTCTCCACCTTAAGGGCTAGCTCCGCACCGGTGTCCGTCTTGCCGAAGGGAATGATCTGGCTGTGGCGAACGTCGACCAGGAATGGATGCTCGTGGTAGTCGGACCGTCGCAGCTTTTTGAAGAGCGATGAGGTCGGCGTCCATCCAGGAAACTGCGCGGGGATCCACTTCTTGCCAGTGACTTGCGAGAATTCGTGACGACAGATCTCTGTAAGCTGCTGCGTGAGGCCTATGAACTCTCTAAGCGCTCTCCGTAGTTCGGCAGGGTTAGCCTGAGCTAGCCTGAGCTTTCCGAACGCGTGCTCAAGATCGCGGAAGACGATTGCACTGTCCCTGGGAGGCGCTGCTCGAGTCATGGAAGTGGCTGGAGCGGCGCCTGGCAGATTATGGGCGGCACGCCGCGGCCGGGCGCCGCTGCTGAATACGCCCGTTCGATCGAACTGCCAAGTGGTGCTTCCGAACGAGTCGACGAGGGAGGGATTCATGGCAATCAGCATTTGCAGGAGACATCCAAGGAGCTCCGAAGGGGTGGATAGCCGGAAGAGCTCTCATGCCAACAGGCCTGCCGATTCGAGCTGACCGCGGAATATCTTCGCCCCGTATCCGCTGACTCCGCCGTCTGGAAGTCGCTCGAGCGCAACGTGAAGCGCCAGAAGCTGCTCGCAGCTAAAACTCCTCAAAGGGGCACGTCGGAGAGCTGCTTCGGTGTCGGTCGTGGGTATTACGACGCCGAACCACGGCTCAGGCTCGGAAAGGGCGAAGACGAACACTAGACCGCTCCAAGAGTCGAACCAGAACTCCTCGCCTGCGGGGGTCAACTTGTAGCCACCGGAGAAAGATCCGAAGAACGCCGGGGAGCACTTCGGATCCGACCGCACCAATGCACCGTCGACGGTTGCGCGA is from Thermoanaerobaculia bacterium and encodes:
- a CDS encoding DUF4339 domain-containing protein; amino-acid sequence: MKTRRVGAPGRALAVLALATATCLAPPVGGVSVSVGGTQLEIPPPDGFVALTPELRTVYEFQKQFIWPNNEQLAVFIAESDIPIALRGEIPPLTRVFRVQVARSTAPLSISHSQFEELKEVGRKQVEDGLAKLKKELPLLFDKVSEGVSASLGAEIQIALGSVVPLPAHEDSDHAFAWSTFVNTNFRAELDPDATTVTSVMTSAFVHVKGKVLFLYCYGAADDLEWTRTASHAWSERILKLNETSTLSGLAVILLKGLIAALLVFGGTALYWLLDRQRKRIGLAAQELSEHDPAPVLETGEAGDPQLNFGRLSSSLAHERWSRAAKDQNKTDESKEDSSSEGASMGDEASVWYYAYDGKRSGPIPEGALRRILETSSNPRDTLVWREGMTDWARAGEVEELGLIEAVHMNRAEPSSELAKVLPPLTEPAGPQAAGSPSPSGAALQVVITLCILQGILVGVILNSAAGGKPNVLPAIMNFFIARWWITNKSDRAALAAGPRVTALKVWAVVFAAQFALGTILGALLARAAR